DNA sequence from the Myxococcus guangdongensis genome:
ACGCTGACGGTGGCGGAGAACGTGGTGCTCGGCCGCGAGCCCACGCGCCGGGGCCTGTTCGATTACGAGCGCGCCGTGGCGGAGGTGTCCGAGACGTGCTCGCGCTTCGGCTTCGCGCTGGATGCTCGCGCCCGGGTGGACACGCTCACCGTCGGCTCGCAACAGAAGGTGGAGATCGTCAAGGCGCTGCACCGGGGCGCGCGCGTGCTCATCCTCGACGAGCCCACCGCCGTGCTCACCCCCCAGGAGGCCGAGGAGCTCGCGCGCGTGATGCGCGGCCTCGTCGAGCAGGGGCGCTCCGTGGTGCTCATCAGCCACAAGCTGAAGGAAGTGCTCGGCGTGGCGGACCGCATCGCCGTGATGCGCCGGGGGCGGCTGGTCTCCGAGGTGCGCCCCTCGGACACCTCCGCGAGCGCGCTCGCCGCCCTCATGGTGGGTGACACCGCGCGCGCCGCGCCGACGGACGCGAACACGCAAACCACCCAGACGCCCTCCACGGGCGAGGTGCTGCTCGAGGTGTCGGGGCTCCAGGCCCAGGGCGACAATGGCCGGCCCGCGCTCCAGGGCGTGGACCTCACGGTGCGCGCGGGCGAAATCGTCGGCATCGCGGGTGTGGACGGCAACGGGCAGCGAGAGCTGGCGGAGGTGCTCACGGGCCTTCGTCCGCTGACGTCCGGCACGGGCACGCTGCTCGGCGGGAAGCTGGCGCACCTGACGCCCGCCCAGGCGCGCGAGCGCGGCGTGGGCCACGTGCCCGAGGACCGGCTGCGCCGCGCGGTGGTGAAGGCGCTCAGCGCGGAGGAGAACATCGCGCTGGGTCGGCACAACCGGCCGCCCTTCGCGAAGGGGCCGTGGATCGACTTCGACGGACGCCGCGCGCGGGCCACGGAGCTGCTCGCCGCCTACGACGTGCGTCCGCCCGAGCCGACGCTGCCGCTGCAGGCCCTGTCCGGAGGCAACCAGCAGAAGGTCGTGGTGGCGCGCGAGCTGGATGCGAGGCCCCGCCTGCTGGTGGTGGTGCAGCCCACGCGGGGCCTGGACATCGGCGCGGTGGCCCAGGTGCACGCGAGGCTTCGCGAGGCCCGGGCGCAGGGCACCGGCGTGGTGCTGGTGTCGCTGGACTTGGAAGAGGTGCTGGCGCTGGCGGACCGCGTCTACGTGCTCTTCGAGGGGCGCGTGACGGGCCAGTTCACCCGGCCCGAGTACGACGAGCAGGAGCTGGGACGTCGCATGCTGGGAGCGGAGCCGGGCCATGGGTGAGCGCACGCGGCAGGCCCTGCCGTCGGTGCTGTCGGTGCTGTTGTCGCTGGGGGTGTGCTGGCTGCTCATCGCGTTCACGCGCGACGAGGGCGGGCTCGCGACGGCCACGGCGGCCTATCTCCAGATGCTCTGGGGCGGCGTGGGTGACTGGCCTCGCTTCCTCTTCGAGGACGCACCGGCCACCGTGCTCACCCGTCCGATGGGCGAGGCGGCGATGAAGGCCGCGCTGCTCACCTTCACCGGGCTGTCGGTGGCGGTGGCCTTCAAGGTGGGCCTGTTCAACATCGGCGCGCAGGGGCAGATGCTGCTGGGCGCGCTCGCCGCCGCGGTGGTGGGCGCGCACGTGGCGCTGCCCTCGGTGCTGCACATCCCCGCGGCGCTGTTGGGCGCGGCGCTGGCCGGAGCCGCGTGGGCGGGCATCGCCGCCCTGCTGAAGCTCTACCGGGGTGTGCACGAGGTCATCTCCACCATCATGCTCAACTGGGTGGCGCTGCGGCTCGTCGACAACTGGCTCGTGGTGGGCCCGCTGCGCGGCACCGCGGAGGCCGGCGCCTCCGTCACCGGCACCGCCGAAATCCACCCCACCGCGGCGCTGCCGCGCCTGTTGGGCGACAGCTCGCGGTTGAACCTGGGCTTCGTGCTGGCCACCGTCGCCGCGGTGGCGGTGTGGGCATGGCTGACGCGCATGCGCTCGGGCTTCGAGACGCGCGCGGTGGGCCTGGGTGACGAGGCCGCGCGCGCCGCCGGCATCCCCGTGGCGCGCCGCGCGGGACTCGCCATGGCGCTGGCCGGGGCACTGTCGGGCCTCGCCGGCGCCGTGCTGGTGCTGGGCACCGAGGGCCGCTACCCGGGCACGCTGGGCGCGCCCTACGGCTTCGACGGCATCGCCATCGCGCTCATCGGCAACAACCACCCGCTGGGTGTGGGCGCCGCGGCGCTCTTCTTCGGCGTGCTGCGCGCGGGCGGTACACGCATGCAGCTGCTCGACGTGCACAAGAGCTTCCCCGAGCTCATCCAGGGCCTCGCGCTGCTCTTCGTCGCCGGCCGGCTCATCTGGCTGGCCGTGCTGCGCCGCCGCACCGCGCCCGCCCCTGTCGCCACGCCCGCCGCGCCCACCGCGCAGGTGCCCCATGCGTGAGGCCCTCCATCGGCCGCTGTTCGCCACGCGGGACGCCGCGCCCCTCGCCGCGCCCACCGCGCAGGTGCCCCATGCTTGAGGTCCTCCATCGGCTGCTGTTCGCCACGCTGGACGCCGCCCCGGCGCTCGTCTTCGCCGCGCTGGGCGCGGTGCTCTCCGAGCGCGCGGGCGTGGTGGCCGTCGGCGTCGAGGGAATGATGCGCGTGGGCGCCTTCTGCGCCGCCGTCGCCGCGCTCGTCATGCCCACGCCCCTGGCCGTCGTCATGGGCATGCTCGCGGGCGCGGGGCTCGCGGCGGTGCACGGCTTCCTGTGCATCCGCTGGCGCTCGGACCAGGTGGTGTCCGGCATCGCCCTCAACCTGGTGGCCCTGGCCGGCGGCACCTTCCTGCTGGAGACGCACTTCGGCCCCAACGGCACGCCCTCCATCCAGCAGCTCTCCACGTGGGAGCTGCCAGGACTGTCCTCGGTGCCCGTGCTGGGCGCGCTCTCCGGCCACGCCGCGCCCACGTACCTGGCGCTGCTGCTCCCGGTGCTCCTGCAGCTGGTCCTGACGCGCACCCCGCTGGGCCTGCGCCTGCGCGCCGTGGGCGACAAACCCCACGCGGTCGCCACGCTGGGCCTCTCCGTCCCCGCCCTCAGGTGGGGCGCGGTGCTGGGCGGCGGACTGCTCGCGGGCCTGGGCGGCGCGGTGCTCTCCACCACCGTGTTGGACCGCTTCGAGCAACACACGCCCGCGGGCCTGGGCTTCATGGCCCTGGCCGCCATGGTCTTCGGACGCTGGACGCCGCTGGGCGCCTTCCTCGCCGCGGCCTTCTTCGCCTTCGGCAACGCGCTGCGAATCGGCCTCGCCTCCAGCGCCCCAGGCCTCCTGGACGTCGTGCCCCAGGGCGTCCTGCTCGCCCTGCCCTACGTCCTCACCCTCGTCGTCCTCACGCTCCAGGGACAGCGCAACAGCACCCCCGCCGCACTCGGCGTCCCATACGAGCAGGAATCCCGCTGAGCCCGGAATACCCAGGCGGTGTCTTTTCGAACCCGGGTATGAAATGATTCTTGGTCATAGGTGACACCCGGGTGTCTGGTGGCCAACGTCGGCTCCTTCGAGCAATGGAGGAAGCCAACACTCCAACCCCCTGCCGTTACTGGGGCGACCTCCGGGTTTCTCCGGGATTGAGACACAGGGCGTCGACGCGAGGTTCGGCACGCGACTGGCATGTAGCCCGGGTGTCGGGCCGCGCCGGGATGGAGGAGGCCACCGGGGGGAGGTTTCATCCATTCAGACGCAAGGTTCGTAGGGACTCCTTGTGAACCCCGGGCCCGGTCGGTCCGGCCAACACGGCGGGGGTGGGTGATGCTGGAGACGACGGGAACGACCGAGACGTATCGCCCCCGCGTGTTGGCGGTGGACGTGGAGTCAGAGGGCATGGAGCGGCTGTGCTCCATCCTGGCCCCGGCGGGCTATGACGTGCTGCCGGCGGGCGGGGCACAAGCCCATCAGCCCGCGGACCTGGTGCTCCTGGACGTGGAGCGGCCGGGAACGGACGGACTCGCGGCCTATCGCCGGCTCCAGGCGGAGCTGCGCGGGCCCCCAGTGCCAGTGCTGATGCTGACGCGGCGGGCGGACCGCCAGACGCGGCGTCAGGTGCTGGAGGCCGGGGTGGATGATCTGCTCACCACCGAGCCCCTGGACCCGCTGGAGCTCAAGGTCCGCGTGCACACGCTCCTGGAGCTCAAGGCGCACCGCGAGCGCGGTGGGCAGCGGGCCGAGGAGCTGTTGGATCCGCGCACCCGCTGGGTGGAGATGGAGCGGCTGGCGCGCGTGGGCACGCTGGCGGCGGACGTGGCGCAGAACCTGGGCCACATCGGCGAGGGCCTCCAGCGGGCGCTGGGCCACGTGCGCGAGCGCGCGGTGCAGGGCCTGCCGCCGGATGCCGAGGAGCTCAAGAAGCTGGGCGTCGCGGGCGAGCAGATGCGGCTGTACGGCCAGCACCTGCTGTCGCTGGGCCCCACCAACCCCAAGGACATCCAGCGGTTCGACCTGCGGGAGCTGGTCCCCTCCGTGGTGGACCGCCTGCGGGACAACGGCCGGCTGCTCACCGCCGAGGTGACGGTGGTGCTGCCCGAGGACCCCATCGCGGTGGTGTTCAACCGCCGGCAGCTCGAGCAGGTGCTGGTGGAGATCCTGGCCAACGCGGCGGAGGCGGTGGAGTGCGTGATGGACCGCCCGCGCCGCATCCACGTGGGCGTGGAGATGCCGGACATGTTCGGCGACTTCGGCCCGCGCCTCTTCGTGAAGGACACGGGCATCGGCATCTTCGAGGACGAGCTGCAGGCCGTCTTCGAGCCCTACTACACGACGAAGCCGCCGGAGAAGGGCGCCGGCCTGGGCCTCACCGTGGCGCGCGCCCTGGTGGAGTCCATGGGCGGCAAGCTCACGGTGCAGAGCCGGGTCAACCTGGGCAGCACCTTCACGGTGGAGCTGCCCGAGCAGACGTCCTCCTGGTAGCAGCGCCTAGAAGCGGTAGGCGATGCCGAAGAGGGCCTCCATGGCGAACTCGCTCTCATCCCAGTCGGGGATGAGGGCGGGGCCCATGCGCAGGTTGAAGGAGGCGGCCAGCTTGTTGCTGATGAAGTACTCCAGGCCGCCGCCCACCAGGATGGGGATGACGGGGCCGATGCTCCGGCCGAAGTAGACGTGGAAGGGCATGTCCAGGCCCACGTTCACCATCAGCGCGCTGCTGACGGGAATGCCCACCACGAAGGCCACCGGCAGCGCCAGGCCCACGTCCGTGTCGCCGTCATCGAAGTAGAACAGCGGCCCGGGCTGGAAGGTGAGCGCGAAGGACACGTTGTTCGCCTTCGCCAGCTCCACGCGCAGCCAGCCCTGCAGCTTGATGCCGGGGGCGGTGAAGCGCACCCAGCCCTCGCGGCCCCAGTTGAAGCTGAACTTGCCGCCGATATCGACCGTCTCCGACGTGCCGTGGAGCACGCCCAGGGTGAGGCCCGGCCAACCAATCTGCCCCGAGAAGGCCGTGTTGCCCCGCCCCAGCGTGTCGGCGGCGAGGATGGACCAGCCCTGTCCACGCGCCAGCGCGGTGCCAGGGAGGGCCAGGAGAAAAGCGAGGAGGAGTCCAGGGACGAGGCGCTTCACACGAAGCCTTTCGGTGAGGGGCCGCGACAGGGGTAACGCGGCCAGGGGTGTGGAGTTGAGGAGTGATTCAGGACTCAGGTGGGTTGGCCCCGCTCACGGGCCAGGGCGATGAAGGCCTCGATGAAGGCGGTCAGCCGGGTCTCGGCGCGCGCGCGGGCCTGGGCCAGGGGCTCGCCCGCCGCGGGCGTCTCCTTGCGCTCGAAGTAGTATTTGATTTTGGGCTCGGTGCCGGACGGACGCAGGGTGACGCGGCCGCCGCCCTCCAGCTCCAGCGCGAGCACGTTGGAGGGGGGCAGGCCGTTGACGCCGCGCTGGTAGTCGAGCACCGCGCGCACCGCCTCGCCGCCGATGTGCGAGGGAGGCCGGGCGCGGAACGCGTCCATGATGCCGCGGATGGCCTGCGCTCCCGCCGCGCCTGGCAGCGTGACGTTGCGCTGGGCGCCGACATAGAGGCCGTGCTTGCGCTGAATCTCCTCCAGGTAGCCGAGCACCGTGGTGCCTCGCGCCTCGCACCACGCGGCCAGGTCCGCCATGACGAGCGCCGCGCCGACGCCGTCCTTGTCCCGCGTCACGGTGCCGGCGGTGTAGCCGAGCGCCTCCTCGTAGCCGAAGACGAACTGCGTGCCCTCGGCCTGCTCGCGCTCCAGGGCGCGGTTGGCGATCCACTTGAAGCCCGTGAGCACCTCGTCATAGGCCGCGTCCAACGAGCGGGCGATGTCGCCCAGCTGCGTGGAGGAGACGATGGTGGTGACGACATGCGGACGGGCGCGCTTCGTCCCCTGCGTCAGCAGGTAGTGGCCCAGGAGCACG
Encoded proteins:
- a CDS encoding ABC transporter ATP-binding protein translates to MSLDIREKELLAVVGENGAGKSSLMNVLYGLYHPDSGEVSVEGAPVRLKSPRDAIDRGIGMVHQHFMLVPTLTVAENVVLGREPTRRGLFDYERAVAEVSETCSRFGFALDARARVDTLTVGSQQKVEIVKALHRGARVLILDEPTAVLTPQEAEELARVMRGLVEQGRSVVLISHKLKEVLGVADRIAVMRRGRLVSEVRPSDTSASALAALMVGDTARAAPTDANTQTTQTPSTGEVLLEVSGLQAQGDNGRPALQGVDLTVRAGEIVGIAGVDGNGQRELAEVLTGLRPLTSGTGTLLGGKLAHLTPAQARERGVGHVPEDRLRRAVVKALSAEENIALGRHNRPPFAKGPWIDFDGRRARATELLAAYDVRPPEPTLPLQALSGGNQQKVVVARELDARPRLLVVVQPTRGLDIGAVAQVHARLREARAQGTGVVLVSLDLEEVLALADRVYVLFEGRVTGQFTRPEYDEQELGRRMLGAEPGHG
- a CDS encoding sensor histidine kinase, encoding MLETTGTTETYRPRVLAVDVESEGMERLCSILAPAGYDVLPAGGAQAHQPADLVLLDVERPGTDGLAAYRRLQAELRGPPVPVLMLTRRADRQTRRQVLEAGVDDLLTTEPLDPLELKVRVHTLLELKAHRERGGQRAEELLDPRTRWVEMERLARVGTLAADVAQNLGHIGEGLQRALGHVRERAVQGLPPDAEELKKLGVAGEQMRLYGQHLLSLGPTNPKDIQRFDLRELVPSVVDRLRDNGRLLTAEVTVVLPEDPIAVVFNRRQLEQVLVEILANAAEAVECVMDRPRRIHVGVEMPDMFGDFGPRLFVKDTGIGIFEDELQAVFEPYYTTKPPEKGAGLGLTVARALVESMGGKLTVQSRVNLGSTFTVELPEQTSSW
- a CDS encoding ABC transporter permease, translating into MGERTRQALPSVLSVLLSLGVCWLLIAFTRDEGGLATATAAYLQMLWGGVGDWPRFLFEDAPATVLTRPMGEAAMKAALLTFTGLSVAVAFKVGLFNIGAQGQMLLGALAAAVVGAHVALPSVLHIPAALLGAALAGAAWAGIAALLKLYRGVHEVISTIMLNWVALRLVDNWLVVGPLRGTAEAGASVTGTAEIHPTAALPRLLGDSSRLNLGFVLATVAAVAVWAWLTRMRSGFETRAVGLGDEAARAAGIPVARRAGLAMALAGALSGLAGAVLVLGTEGRYPGTLGAPYGFDGIAIALIGNNHPLGVGAAALFFGVLRAGGTRMQLLDVHKSFPELIQGLALLFVAGRLIWLAVLRRRTAPAPVATPAAPTAQVPHA
- a CDS encoding ABC transporter permease, translated to MLEVLHRLLFATLDAAPALVFAALGAVLSERAGVVAVGVEGMMRVGAFCAAVAALVMPTPLAVVMGMLAGAGLAAVHGFLCIRWRSDQVVSGIALNLVALAGGTFLLETHFGPNGTPSIQQLSTWELPGLSSVPVLGALSGHAAPTYLALLLPVLLQLVLTRTPLGLRLRAVGDKPHAVATLGLSVPALRWGAVLGGGLLAGLGGAVLSTTVLDRFEQHTPAGLGFMALAAMVFGRWTPLGAFLAAAFFAFGNALRIGLASSAPGLLDVVPQGVLLALPYVLTLVVLTLQGQRNSTPAALGVPYEQESR